Proteins co-encoded in one Arachis stenosperma cultivar V10309 chromosome 7, arast.V10309.gnm1.PFL2, whole genome shotgun sequence genomic window:
- the LOC130942024 gene encoding uncharacterized protein LOC130942024 has protein sequence MSNRRGRDSLNGGLDPSSNGGLDPSSNGDDFDDSSSVNSGSSSSQSFSEENGGSRSDSGLTERLAEILVEEGDGDLLIQQSNREDRLLQWLQALDMQVMGACRADERMKPLLKMNAACGVAEDHLLTQLSQHFEPSEVGMLARCFCVPLVSVRVGKINKEGTRLCPTAIRGNLTLVLLPSSDLRLSFIGDDGKVERIFTFSNELHCSAVLVDEISSDPSGRSFIVRTPDSRTFYFWCSEKSKLLGVELLGKMKDLLKRKPSIAELSGISKSRLDCFATQLRAYLVGSAESSMCASPCANSTSSCNSAVENSPISTKFPRSRNVGGQAGKGDSAVYQNILSPRSSSFKEAPPRISPHRIAAREKIKRRGDSHQSFVDNSINDSTNNLDLSSTLDHNKVSEVAHSLAYPSSNFLESLGKLATPSNVSIAGRIPPLVSPLLSPYYCWCPAGISSIPSLGSLPQSSDSSIDSPCPSGASLLPNTLPATLLEPVQPLDISATMDFPPFLPDPLVRMSLPTSQQIPTFTPLMCDPIVHVPVIDVCSSGQGYLVSAGPAMSTSIPPLHPKLVNPLIPESDSVVKGARETLRLLISGSNQSNQQVIGDPLPAILTNPNEKPNNLLVAGSRGLYTGTSDIGVIANSIAAMGLASLTGVSKAVGESASDLCGKYGISDLEVKNPNDAGGGFSDEEVPSFEPKQE, from the exons ATGTCGAACAGAAGAGGACGAGATTCGCTTAACGGCGGCTTGGATCCATCGTCTAACGGCGGCTTGGATCCATCGTCTAACGGCGATGATTTCGACGATTCTTCGTCCGTTAATAGTGGATCCAGCTCGAGTCAGTCTTTTTCGGAAGAGAACGGCGGTTCGAGAAGCGATTCTGGTCTCACCGAGAGGCTGGCGGAGATTCTCGTCGAGGAAGGTGACGGCGATCTGTTGATTCAGCAGAGCAACCGTGAGGATCGATTGCTGCAGTGGCTGCAGGCTCTTGACATGCAAGTCATGGGAGCGTGCCGCGCCGACGAGAGGATGAAGCCTTTGCTGAAGATGAACGCTGCGTGTGGTGTCGCCGAAGATCATCTGCTGACTCAATTGAGTCAG CATTTCGAGCCATCGGAGGTTGGAATGCTAGCCAGATGCTTCTGCGTGCCACTTGTTTCGGTCCGCGTTGGGAAGATTAACAAGGAAGGCACACGATTATGTCCAACTGCTATTAG GGGCAACCTGACACTTGTATTACTGCCAAGTTCTGATCTTCGCCTTTCCTTCATTGGGGATGATGGCAAAGTAGAGCGAATATTTACATTTTCCAATGAATTGCATTGCTCTGCAGTTCTTGTTGATGAAATCTCATCCGACCCTTCTGGTCGATCCTTCATTGTAAGAACTCCAGATAGTAGAACATTTTACTTCTGGTGCTCAGAGAAGTCTAAGCTTTTGGGAGTTGAGTTACTTGGAAAG ATGAAGGATCTGCTAAAGAGGAAACCATCCATCGCTGAGTTGAGTGGCATTAGCAAGTCTCGGCTTGATTGCTTTGCAACTCAGCTTCGTGCATATCTTGTGGGGTCTGCAGAAAGTTCAATGTGTGCTTCCCCATGTGCTAACTCCACATCCAGCTGTAATTCAGCTGTTGAAAATTCACCCATCTCGACAAAATTTCCTCGATCTCGAAATGTTGGAGGTCAGGCAGGGAAGGGAGATAGCGCCGTTTATCAGAATATACTTAGTCCAAGGTCTAGTTCTTTCAAAGAGGCACCCCCAAGGATATCTCCCCACAGGATTGCTGCCAGGGAGAAAATTAAACGCCGAGGTGACAGCCATCAGTCATTTGTTGATAACTCGATAAATGATTCAACAAACAACTTGGATTTATCATCAACTTTGGATCATAACAAGGTTTCTGAAGTTGCGCATAGTTTAGCATATCCTTCCTCAAATTTTCTTGAATCACTAGGGAAGCTTGCTACTCCATCTAATGTTAGCATAGCAGGGAGAATCCCTCCCCTTGTGTCACCCCTTCTTTCTCCCTATTATTGCTGGTGTCCAGCTGGGATTTCAAGTATTCCATCACTTGGATCACTTCCACAATCCTCCGACTCATCTATTGACTCACCTTGTCCTTCAGGTGCCTCTCTGTTACCCAACACCCTGCCAGCCACCCTGTTGGAGCCTGTACAGCCTCTTGATATTAGTGCAACCATGGATTTTCCTCCATTTCTGCCTGATCCGTTGGTTAGAATGTCATTACCAACGTCTCAGCAGATTCCTACTTTCACACCGTTGATGTGTGATCCAATTGTACATGTTCCAGTAATTGATGTTTGCTCTTCAGGTCAGGGCTATCTTGTGAGTGCTGGCCCTGCTATGTCAACTAGCATCCCTCCATTGCATCCAAAGCTTGTGAACCCACTGATTCCTGAATCTGATTCTGTGGTGAAGGGTGCGAGAGAAACTCTAAGGTTGCTGATTAGTGGTTCAAACCAGAGTAACCAACAGGTTATTGGGGATCCTCTTCCAGCAATTTTAACTAATCCCAATGAAAAACCGAACAACCTACTTGTTGCCGGAAGCCGTGGTCTTTATACTGGTACCAGCGACATTGGTGTTATTGCAAACAGCATTGCTGCCATGGGATTAGCATCACTTACCGGAGTGTCCAAGGCAGTTGGGGAGAGTGCGTCAGATTTATGTGGCAAATACGGTATTTCCGATTTAGAGGTGAAGAATCCTAATGATGCAGGTGGTGGTTTTTCAGATGAAGAGGTGCCTTCTTTTGAACCGAAGCAGGAATAG